From Podospora bellae-mahoneyi strain CBS 112042 chromosome 3, whole genome shotgun sequence, the proteins below share one genomic window:
- a CDS encoding hypothetical protein (EggNog:ENOG503Q0QB; COG:G) — translation MKLTQLVVSWTVLVGSALAQNPDPLTFTQINRVCENDRLLRAVHFREAVNQDWLDAVRYCSSLVYARTRTSTITLSFNLASFGVQRETISTTETTTLPDVRVTSTTSTTTTASTTTTSTSATSTLVCGGVHVVAAGDTCYSIYSAYGLTFSQLRDLNPGINRFCSNLVLGARLCVGVLLNGGNPSTTTTTTTTTSTSGTITSSPTFFIPKAKRSDAPEAEYCAEGEAPAVARPAVWEAEPVNRVNYACSCIMWRDVSVHPIQTVLISPTAFRVSVFNTADPTGTTTTRSISVITAYSTITVDVFTGTTATPSTSITTSTSTSTTSSVTFTTLPIVTAFRSFQCNVGDAFAQCCVAGGLLGGLIGLGCDGEFVLSHAPCPATQAVPLCCSELQPGDGGSTTGSDCYLPTPVINGRAALPTPW, via the exons ATGAAATTGACGCAGCTTGTAGTATCCTGGACGGTGCTGGTGGGCTCAGCCCTCGCTCAAAACCCCGACCCCTTGACCTTCACCCAGATCAACAGGGTCTGCGAGAATGATCGTCTGCTCCGGGCAGTTCACTTTCGCGAGGCTGTCAACCAGGACTGGCTCGACGCCGTGCGATACTGCTCCTCTCTTGTTTATGCCCGGACCAGGACATCAACCATCACGCTGAGCTTCAACCTGGCTAGCTTTGGAGTGCAAAGGGAGACTATTTCGACTACAGAAACCACGACTCTCCCTGATGTCCGAGtgaccagcaccaccagcaccaccacgactgcttccaccaccaccacaagcacGTCGGCTACTTCGACACTGGTCTGCGGCGGAGTCCACGTTGTCGCGGCTGGGGATACATGTTACTCGATCTACTCGGCGTATGGCCTCACCTTCAGCCAGCTGCGGGACCTCAACCCCGGCATCAACCGGTTCTGCAGCAACCTTGTATTGGGTGCGCGCCTGTGTGTGGGCGTCCTCTTGAACGGAGgcaacccatccaccacgacgacgaccaccaccacaacgtCCACTTCGGgaaccatcacctcctcgccaacctttTTCATTCCCAAGGCCAAGCGCAGTGACGCGCCCGAGGCCGAGTACTGCGCAGAAGGAGAGGCGCCTGCTGTTGCGCGGCCAGCTGTCTGGGAGGCCGAGCCGGTCAATCGGGTCAACTACGCCTGCTCCTGTATCATGTGGAGAGACGTGTCGGTCCACCCGATCCAGACGGTCCTCATCTCTCCCACAGCCTTCCGTGTGTCGGTTTTCAACACAGCCGATCCCACAGGGACCACCACAACCCGGTCCATCAGCGTCATCACAGCGTACAGCACCATCACGGTCGACGTCTTCACTGGCACCACGGCGACACCCAGCACCTCGATCACCACATCCACTTCGACCTCGACCACCAGCAGCGTCACCTTTACCACGCTGCCCATCGTGACTGCATTCCGTTCCTTCCAGTGCAATGTCGGCGACGCTTTTGCCCAGTGCTGTGTCGCCGGTGGCTTGTTGGGTGGACTTATCGGTCTCGGAT GCGATGGTGAATTCGTGCTCAGTCACGCGCCGTGCCCAGCTACCCAAGCCGTTCCTCTTTGCTGCAGTGAGCTGCAG CCCGGCGATGGCGGATCGACGACAGGTTCCGACTGCTACCTGCCCACCCCAGTCATCAACGGTCGTGCCGCCCTTCCCACACCGTGGTAG
- a CDS encoding hypothetical protein (EggNog:ENOG503P0IA; COG:U), which yields MASLLPWLVLYLISQLHLVLGQTNASNVFIPEANTIISINLPDDGSNDINFYVSSPDWYQYSAIGFGSSMANSVILVMYPSADRKSVIVSPRFTK from the exons ATGGCCTCATTACTACCGTGGCTCGTGTTGT ACCTCATCTCACAATTACATCTCGTCTTGGGTCAGACCAATGCTTCAAATGTCTTTATCCCTGaggccaacaccatcatttccatcaacctcccagaCGATGGCTCAAACGATATCAACTTTTACGTCAGCTCTCCAGATTGGTATCAATACTCGGCCATTGGCTTCGGGTCCAGCATGGCAAACTCGGTAATTTTGGTGATGTACCCATCCGCAGACCGCAAATCAGTCATCGTCAGCCCACGGTTCACAAAGTAG